From a region of the Criblamydia sequanensis CRIB-18 genome:
- a CDS encoding F-box protein produces the protein METPNYTSVVPDELIAAIFFHLSPDELKTTRLVCLRFDQIVNFLLKTNEYAIILAQSLLGRVRRNAKDNEVLKEIHEVIDFVSGYFPLSYEKPKNNKEILSILRIAIERVSEALLSKPTIKQKKLSYWFKEENEFELSSIYAYCNDERSLTSKHAAFRFTLSKLKKMSRSIPQESYILPLAIQAGCNLETIQALVTHKAPINVELPAYLGGEVGIIEWCIKLGASQEIIKFLIKNGGSWGAYPKEFLADAEISEDVFNELKKIPFLRKLN, from the coding sequence ATGGAAACACCAAATTATACAAGTGTCGTGCCAGATGAACTAATAGCTGCGATTTTCTTTCATCTGTCTCCAGATGAGCTGAAGACTACCCGCCTCGTTTGCCTTCGTTTTGATCAAATAGTAAACTTTCTCTTAAAGACTAATGAATATGCTATTATCTTGGCTCAAAGTCTTCTTGGAAGAGTGCGAAGGAACGCGAAAGATAACGAAGTTCTTAAAGAAATCCATGAGGTGATTGATTTTGTATCGGGATATTTTCCTCTAAGCTATGAAAAACCAAAGAATAATAAAGAAATTTTATCTATTTTAAGAATAGCTATTGAAAGAGTGAGTGAAGCGCTCCTTTCAAAGCCCACGATCAAGCAAAAAAAACTTTCGTACTGGTTTAAGGAGGAAAATGAGTTTGAACTATCCTCCATATATGCCTATTGTAACGATGAGAGAAGTTTGACTTCCAAACACGCCGCATTCCGATTTACCCTTAGCAAACTAAAAAAAATGTCCAGGTCTATCCCTCAAGAAAGTTATATTCTTCCCCTTGCAATCCAAGCCGGTTGCAATTTAGAAACCATTCAAGCCTTAGTCACTCATAAAGCCCCTATCAATGTAGAGTTGCCCGCCTATCTTGGGGGTGAAGTAGGAATTATTGAATGGTGCATTAAACTAGGGGCCTCTCAGGAAATCATAAAATTTCTAATAAAGAATGGGGGAAGTTGGGGCGCGTATCCAAAAGAGTTTCTCGCAGATGCTGAAATTTCTGAAGATGTATTTAACGAATTAAAAAAAATCCCTTTTCTTAGGAAACTTAACTAA
- the glgX gene encoding glycogen debranching protein GlgX produces MAEMIQSEGNPVPYGASSQEGGVNFALYSRHAEEVTLLLYDLERKVIGEFVFDRNNNKTGDVWHTFITNIPDNSCYAFKIKQKGRYTKFYENVETPVLDPYAKAVFARQEWGDDKVPYQPLGCILKDPSFDWQNDKPLKIPMEETIIYEMHVRGFTKHSSSNVKDAGTYLGIIEKIPYLLDLGVNAVELLPIHEFNECEFKRYNIFNGSRLFNYWGYSTVNFFSPMSRYAASKDFASCVKEFKTMVRELHKNGIEVILDVVFNHTAEGNEFGPTLSFKGIDLPVYYMLDSRSKFMDFTGCGNTFNSNHPIVREMIIDCLHYWVSEMHVDGFRFDLATIMNRGTKGEALGLSPLIEEISEDPLLADTKLIAEPWDVQGLYKLGQFNPDEERWSEWNDQYRDTMRRFIKGDRGVNRDFARRFCGSDDIFGNRSPKASINFITAHDGFTLRDLVSYNQKHNSANGEDDRDGNPNNLSWNSGVEGETKDPAILRLRLRQMKNFHLALMLSQGVPMLLMGDEYGHTRYGNNNSWCQDNDLNWFLWDELEAKKDYYRFYKGLISLRKKYPIFRMGRFLTNEDVDWHSKKPYFPNWEEETKFIACTFKDDRENGHYFYAAFNACETDTQAQLPQPPKGQRWYLIVNTANTSPDDLFDDDEKAPVLASNRFPVKRHSSILLKAF; encoded by the coding sequence ATGGCGGAAATGATCCAATCCGAGGGAAATCCTGTTCCCTATGGGGCGAGCTCTCAAGAAGGCGGTGTCAATTTTGCCCTTTATTCAAGGCATGCTGAAGAAGTAACCTTGCTGCTTTATGATTTAGAAAGAAAAGTCATTGGCGAATTTGTTTTCGATAGAAACAATAACAAAACAGGCGATGTTTGGCATACCTTTATCACAAATATTCCGGATAATAGCTGCTATGCTTTTAAGATTAAACAAAAAGGCCGATATACAAAATTTTATGAAAATGTCGAAACCCCTGTTTTAGACCCTTACGCCAAAGCTGTTTTTGCAAGACAGGAATGGGGGGATGATAAAGTTCCCTATCAGCCTCTTGGGTGCATTTTAAAAGACCCCTCTTTTGATTGGCAAAATGATAAGCCTCTCAAAATCCCGATGGAAGAAACAATTATTTATGAAATGCATGTTCGAGGGTTTACAAAACACTCCTCAAGCAATGTCAAAGATGCAGGCACCTACCTTGGAATTATCGAGAAAATCCCTTACCTGTTAGATCTTGGTGTCAATGCCGTTGAGCTTCTTCCGATCCACGAATTTAACGAGTGCGAGTTTAAACGCTATAATATCTTTAACGGGTCAAGGCTATTTAACTATTGGGGCTACTCTACAGTAAACTTTTTTTCCCCGATGAGCCGATATGCAGCTTCGAAAGATTTTGCTTCATGCGTTAAAGAATTTAAAACTATGGTTCGTGAACTGCATAAAAATGGGATTGAAGTCATTTTGGATGTTGTCTTCAACCACACCGCCGAAGGAAACGAATTTGGGCCAACCCTTTCCTTTAAAGGGATCGACTTACCTGTTTATTACATGCTGGACTCAAGATCCAAATTTATGGACTTTACAGGATGCGGAAATACTTTTAATTCCAATCACCCGATTGTTCGTGAAATGATCATTGATTGCCTTCATTATTGGGTTTCTGAAATGCATGTGGATGGTTTTCGATTTGATTTAGCGACCATCATGAATCGGGGAACTAAAGGAGAAGCTTTGGGGCTATCTCCACTTATTGAAGAGATCAGTGAAGACCCATTGCTTGCAGACACAAAATTAATCGCAGAACCGTGGGATGTCCAGGGTTTATATAAGCTTGGTCAATTTAATCCTGATGAAGAGAGATGGAGTGAATGGAATGATCAATACCGCGATACCATGCGGCGATTTATCAAGGGGGATAGAGGTGTCAACCGCGATTTTGCGAGACGGTTTTGCGGATCGGATGATATTTTTGGGAATAGATCTCCAAAAGCATCGATAAATTTCATTACTGCCCACGATGGTTTCACGCTAAGAGACCTTGTTTCCTATAATCAAAAACATAACTCTGCTAATGGGGAAGATGATAGGGATGGTAATCCTAATAATTTAAGTTGGAACTCAGGGGTTGAAGGTGAAACCAAAGATCCCGCAATTTTAAGGCTTCGCCTTCGTCAAATGAAGAATTTCCACCTTGCTTTAATGCTGTCGCAAGGCGTTCCCATGTTGCTTATGGGAGATGAATATGGTCATACTCGCTATGGCAACAATAATAGTTGGTGTCAAGATAATGATCTTAATTGGTTCCTTTGGGATGAGCTTGAAGCTAAAAAAGATTACTATCGCTTTTATAAAGGCTTAATCTCCTTACGAAAAAAATACCCTATTTTTAGAATGGGTCGTTTTCTAACCAATGAAGATGTTGATTGGCATAGTAAAAAACCCTACTTTCCTAACTGGGAAGAGGAAACCAAATTTATCGCCTGTACTTTTAAAGATGATCGTGAAAACGGTCATTATTTTTATGCGGCTTTTAATGCTTGCGAAACAGACACGCAAGCACAACTCCCACAGCCCCCAAAGGGCCAACGATGGTATTTGATTGTCAATACAGCCAATACAAGTCCGGATGATTTATTTGATGATGATGAGAAAGCCCCGGTCCTTGCTTCAAATAGATTTCCTGTAAAAAGACATTCTTCGATTTTGCTTAAGGCTTTTTAA